The Pseudomonadota bacterium genome has a segment encoding these proteins:
- a CDS encoding 4Fe-4S binding protein — protein sequence MYNQFHSVRLDYEKCKGCTNCIKRCPMEAIRVHDGKAQITQERCIDCGECIRVCQNHAKIALTDEMDKLSEYKYRIALPAPSFFGQFKNSENIEDILNSFFHLGFDDVFEVALAAEVVASIVHKYLKAYKRKKPLFSSACPAVLRLMQIKFPELLEQVIPILTPMEVAARMAKEEAQKRTGLSQKDIGAFFISPCPAKVTETKNPISTKQSAVDGVIGANLIYKDIVKHLAKKHHETSPRLNKATSSGIGWGYITGESKSIGYGTSLAVSGIHNVISLLEEVERGELKDVDFMELQACTGGCVGGPLNIQNLFVGRVRLRHLIEKQTNQTSFYTDKELSDIYEKGTFKSTELIQPRPIMTLDNDVSKALEKMERIDQITNNLPGLDCGACGSPSCRALAEDIVRELAFETDCVIKLREKVKMLAEEILDLARIIPPSMSDTSPKKEK from the coding sequence ATGTATAACCAGTTTCATTCAGTCCGTCTCGACTATGAAAAATGCAAAGGCTGTACCAACTGTATCAAGCGCTGTCCCATGGAGGCAATACGGGTGCACGATGGAAAGGCGCAGATTACCCAGGAACGGTGTATCGACTGTGGCGAATGCATACGGGTCTGTCAAAATCACGCTAAAATTGCCTTAACCGATGAAATGGATAAGCTTTCAGAGTATAAATACCGTATAGCCCTTCCCGCTCCCTCCTTTTTTGGTCAATTTAAAAACAGCGAAAATATTGAAGATATCCTGAATTCCTTTTTTCATCTCGGTTTTGATGATGTCTTTGAAGTTGCTTTAGCGGCAGAGGTTGTCGCCTCTATTGTCCACAAATATCTCAAAGCTTACAAAAGGAAAAAACCACTTTTCTCATCTGCCTGTCCTGCTGTTTTGCGTCTCATGCAGATCAAATTCCCCGAACTTCTTGAACAGGTTATACCCATCCTCACCCCCATGGAGGTAGCGGCAAGAATGGCAAAGGAAGAAGCTCAGAAAAGGACAGGGCTTTCTCAAAAAGATATCGGCGCCTTCTTCATCTCTCCCTGCCCGGCCAAAGTGACGGAAACAAAAAACCCCATTTCTACAAAACAATCTGCCGTTGACGGGGTGATTGGCGCAAACCTCATCTATAAGGATATCGTGAAGCACCTTGCAAAGAAACACCACGAAACGTCTCCCAGACTCAACAAGGCAACAAGCTCAGGTATAGGCTGGGGTTACATTACCGGGGAATCGAAAAGCATAGGGTATGGAACCTCACTCGCAGTAAGCGGTATCCATAATGTAATAAGCCTCCTCGAAGAGGTTGAACGCGGTGAACTCAAAGACGTTGATTTTATGGAGCTTCAGGCATGTACCGGCGGTTGTGTCGGCGGGCCCCTGAATATCCAGAATCTATTCGTGGGGAGGGTAAGGCTGCGTCACCTTATCGAAAAACAGACCAACCAGACATCTTTTTATACGGACAAGGAACTGTCAGACATCTACGAAAAGGGTACTTTCAAATCCACCGAGCTCATTCAACCGCGTCCCATTATGACGCTGGATAATGATGTTTCCAAGGCCCTTGAAAAAATGGAACGGATTGATCAGATCACAAACAATCTTCCGGGACTTGATTGCGGCGCCTGCGGTTCACCCAGTTGCCGTGCACTTGCGGAAGATATAGTGAGAGAGCTGGCCTTTGAGACGGATTGTGTCATTAAATTGAGAGAAAAAGTAAAGATGCTGGCGGAGGAAATACTCGATCTTGCCCGTATAATCCCTCCGTCCATGTCTGATACCTCGCCGAAGAAGGAAAAATAG